In Sphingobacterium zeae, one genomic interval encodes:
- a CDS encoding alpha-L-rhamnosidase-related protein: protein MKNTYTAEVNIGFGVSELINNDSNMNKIILIIGCLIATTTAFAQQISTWIWYPGDYEVWLSNNMQNRRTDRGTFFPPFWKMDSHYVLVEFSKEFDLPADEEISIYAEGKYNVKINGKMLPGAPTKVMLQKGKQKINIKVYNQGNVPALYVAGKNVTTDSDWNATYEDKEWIDETGKASDQSGTSYVKAGKWNFNGPTARPSTFKLPVKPQQALSQEKQGKGILVDFGKNTFGFLTLHKLVGTGRLNIYYGESREEALSTKTSETIDLLEIHNQQPQDSTLDLSKAFRFVYLEPEGTVRFDEVSMQYEYLPVADRGFFRSSDNELNKIWDVAKYTMELTTREFFIDGIKRDRWIWSGDAYQSYAMNYYLGFDSESVKRTILALRGKEPTISHINTIMDYTFYWFLSIADYYRYTGDKEFIAGIYPRMKSLMQFCLDRRNSDGLMKGLAGDWVFIDWAEGLSKQGEVSFEQLLLCRSLETMAMCADLVGEPKDNQHYQQEAQQLKDKLFAYYWNDQKKAFAHSRIDGKQTDNVTRYSNMFAIFFNYLNEQQQAGVKANVLLNDQVQQITTPYMRYYELEALCALGEKDYVMKEMKDYWGGMLKLGATTFWEEFNPAKKGAEHYAMYGRDFGKSLCHSWGASPIYLLGKYYLGVQPTAAGYSQYEIKPYLASLAWMQGKIPTPKGEIELYVSKNKIKVKSPVGTGTLKLRSKVVPRVKQGQVKHISGNDYELVLEKGIAYEVDYKY from the coding sequence GTGAAAAACACATATACCGCCGAAGTTAACATTGGTTTTGGTGTTAGTGAATTGATTAACAATGATTCGAATATGAATAAAATTATTTTAATTATAGGTTGTTTAATTGCAACAACGACAGCATTTGCACAACAAATAAGTACCTGGATCTGGTATCCTGGAGATTATGAAGTGTGGTTGAGCAACAACATGCAAAATCGTCGTACGGACAGAGGAACCTTCTTTCCTCCGTTTTGGAAGATGGATAGTCACTATGTTCTTGTCGAGTTCAGTAAAGAATTTGATTTGCCTGCTGATGAAGAAATCAGTATTTATGCCGAAGGTAAATATAATGTCAAGATCAATGGAAAAATGCTTCCCGGTGCACCTACTAAAGTGATGCTTCAAAAAGGAAAGCAAAAAATTAATATTAAAGTTTACAATCAGGGGAATGTTCCGGCACTGTATGTTGCAGGAAAAAACGTAACGACAGATAGCGATTGGAACGCAACCTATGAAGATAAGGAATGGATTGATGAGACAGGTAAAGCGTCTGATCAATCTGGAACAAGCTATGTGAAGGCTGGTAAATGGAACTTTAACGGACCAACAGCTCGACCATCCACGTTTAAATTGCCTGTGAAACCACAACAGGCACTTTCGCAAGAAAAACAAGGCAAAGGTATCTTGGTCGATTTCGGAAAAAATACATTTGGTTTTCTTACCCTGCATAAGCTTGTGGGGACAGGCCGATTGAACATCTATTATGGCGAGTCCCGTGAAGAAGCACTTTCGACGAAAACCAGCGAGACCATTGATCTTCTTGAGATACATAATCAACAGCCACAGGATAGTACTCTTGATCTATCCAAAGCTTTCCGCTTTGTTTATTTAGAACCCGAAGGTACAGTGAGGTTCGATGAGGTATCCATGCAATACGAATACCTACCAGTTGCAGATCGCGGGTTCTTCCGTAGTTCCGATAACGAATTAAACAAGATATGGGATGTAGCCAAATATACCATGGAGCTAACCACACGTGAGTTTTTCATTGACGGTATCAAACGCGATCGCTGGATCTGGAGCGGTGATGCCTATCAGTCGTATGCTATGAATTACTATTTGGGCTTTGATTCCGAGTCCGTCAAGAGAACGATTTTAGCCTTACGGGGTAAAGAGCCTACAATCAGCCATATCAATACCATAATGGATTATACCTTCTATTGGTTTTTGAGTATCGCAGATTATTACCGTTATACCGGTGATAAGGAATTTATAGCAGGCATCTATCCACGTATGAAAAGTCTGATGCAGTTTTGTTTGGATAGAAGAAATAGCGATGGTTTGATGAAAGGTTTAGCTGGCGATTGGGTATTTATTGACTGGGCCGAAGGTCTCAGCAAGCAGGGGGAAGTGAGCTTTGAACAATTATTGCTGTGCCGCAGTCTCGAAACCATGGCGATGTGTGCCGATTTGGTTGGCGAGCCGAAAGACAACCAACACTATCAACAAGAAGCTCAACAACTCAAAGATAAGCTATTTGCCTATTATTGGAACGATCAGAAAAAAGCCTTTGCACATAGTCGTATTGATGGTAAGCAAACCGATAACGTGACACGCTACAGCAATATGTTTGCGATTTTTTTTAATTATCTGAACGAACAGCAACAGGCAGGCGTGAAGGCTAATGTCTTGTTAAATGATCAGGTACAACAGATTACCACCCCTTATATGCGTTACTATGAACTTGAAGCATTGTGTGCACTTGGTGAAAAGGACTATGTGATGAAAGAGATGAAAGACTATTGGGGCGGTATGCTAAAACTGGGTGCGACGACCTTCTGGGAAGAATTTAATCCAGCGAAAAAAGGAGCCGAGCACTATGCGATGTATGGAAGAGATTTTGGTAAGAGCCTTTGTCATTCGTGGGGAGCAAGCCCGATCTATTTGCTGGGCAAGTATTATCTTGGTGTACAACCAACGGCTGCGGGTTATTCGCAGTACGAAATCAAGCCCTATTTGGCATCCTTAGCGTGGATGCAGGGAAAAATACCAACACCAAAGGGTGAGATTGAACTTTACGTGTCGAAAAACAAGATCAAGGTAAAATCACCTGTTGGAACAGGGACATTAAAACTGCGGAGCAAGGTTGTTCCACGTGTAAAACAAGGTCAAGTAAAACATATCTCAGGAAACGACTATGAACTCGTTTTGGAAAAAGGAATAGCATATGAAGTCGATTACAAATACTAG
- a CDS encoding glycoside hydrolase family 2 TIM barrel-domain containing protein codes for MKSITNTRLYKKIVVSKLSVALLLSMSAISVQAQTVDGKPAVIPPVPNGHIAAPWENPMITSINRDPSRATGYSYATIEEALKNERETNKRMLFLNGEWDFKFAFKPADAPQDFHLSEVSGWDKIQVPSNWEMEGYDIPIYRSAVYPFSPIDPPRIPKDYNGVGSYQKTFELPESWDGMNITLHFGGVISAYQLWINDKYVGYAEDSCLPSEFNATPYLKKGKNRISIQVLRWSDASYLEDQDHWRMSGIHREVFLMAEPKVRIADFHWQATLDADYQDAKFSLRPKVDNFSGDSINGFTLKAQLYDSKNKPIFDKPLEKDASAVVDEIYPRLDNVKFGLMETTLKNPKKWSPEEPNLYRLVLTLYDKNNRLLEAKTCQVGFRSIAFSPNDSKLLINGKTTYLYGVNRHDHHPERGKALTREDMEADIRQIKQFNFNAIRTSHYPNDPYIYELCDRYGIMVMDEANMETHGLGGKLMNDPSWLAALQERVTRMVERDKNHPSIIIWSLGNESGRGPNTAAMAAWIHDFDITRPVHYEPAMGSHQLPGYIDPSDSRYPKSNDHAHRIQNVKDQYYVDIVSRFYPGIFTPALLLNQNNGDNRPILFVEYTHSMGNSTGNIRDFWDIFRTHPRLIGGFIWDYKDQALIRKDSVYGKVLAYGGDFGEKVHNGAFSLNGITDAWGRPKAAMYENKRIYQPAEVTLVDPEKATVQVKNRSAVLNLNHYDAVLLFRRNGLLVKEVPISAMNLAAGDSAQVSFAKYLPFKRAADQEYQLDIQFRLREVTAWAPVGFVVSSSQVRLQEQSNVLRPLSYNGGKLIKTETTDKYYIAGKTFQVSFDKLTGSLTAFNYKGQEIIKDAIRPNFTRPATDNDRRGWKPEKKLKYWYGTPKVVSVNAQEKDQGYEIQTLYALAADSAQVKVIYTVKNPGIVSVNYQLQVKAGLPNIPKVGLQMGINPTFEDIQYYGLGPMENYPDRAYGFDLGVYHMNIDQLMEHYLYPQENGNRMDVRWMHLKNRNSGLLVVGKQPLHMSAWPYSQKAIVEAKHWFKLKKEDKITLNVDLKQMGVGGNDTWTDVSQPLEKYQIPAQDYNYSFYLIPTDLKQSIEDFVKSN; via the coding sequence ATGAAGTCGATTACAAATACTAGGTTATATAAAAAAATAGTCGTATCCAAGCTGAGTGTTGCCCTGTTGCTGTCGATGTCTGCGATTTCAGTACAGGCACAAACGGTTGACGGTAAACCGGCGGTCATCCCACCGGTGCCGAATGGTCATATTGCCGCGCCTTGGGAAAATCCGATGATTACTTCCATCAATAGAGACCCCTCACGTGCGACAGGATATTCTTATGCCACGATTGAAGAAGCCTTGAAGAATGAAAGAGAAACAAACAAACGGATGCTTTTTTTGAATGGCGAATGGGATTTTAAATTTGCCTTTAAACCGGCCGATGCACCGCAAGATTTTCATTTATCCGAGGTCAGCGGATGGGACAAAATCCAGGTGCCTTCCAATTGGGAGATGGAAGGTTATGATATTCCCATTTACCGTTCGGCAGTCTATCCATTTAGCCCAATTGATCCGCCGCGTATTCCCAAAGATTACAACGGTGTCGGATCTTATCAAAAAACATTCGAATTGCCCGAATCTTGGGATGGAATGAATATTACCTTACATTTTGGAGGGGTTATCTCTGCCTATCAGTTGTGGATTAATGACAAATACGTAGGTTATGCGGAAGACTCCTGCCTGCCATCTGAATTTAATGCCACACCCTATCTTAAAAAAGGTAAAAATCGCATCTCTATCCAAGTCTTGCGTTGGAGCGATGCTTCCTATCTAGAAGATCAAGATCATTGGCGTATGAGCGGTATTCACCGCGAGGTATTTTTGATGGCCGAGCCAAAAGTTCGTATTGCTGATTTTCATTGGCAGGCAACTTTAGATGCTGATTATCAAGATGCCAAATTCTCGCTTCGTCCAAAAGTTGATAATTTTTCAGGCGACAGCATCAACGGTTTTACGCTAAAAGCACAGCTGTATGATAGCAAGAATAAACCTATTTTCGACAAACCATTAGAAAAAGATGCTTCGGCTGTCGTTGATGAAATCTATCCGAGATTGGACAATGTGAAGTTTGGACTAATGGAAACAACGCTCAAAAATCCAAAGAAATGGTCGCCGGAAGAACCTAATCTCTACCGTTTAGTACTGACATTGTACGATAAAAATAATCGATTGCTAGAAGCGAAGACCTGTCAAGTAGGGTTTCGGAGCATCGCTTTCTCTCCAAACGATAGCAAACTTCTGATCAATGGTAAAACGACCTACCTCTATGGTGTCAACCGTCATGATCACCATCCCGAACGGGGGAAGGCACTGACACGGGAGGATATGGAAGCGGATATTCGCCAAATCAAACAATTTAATTTTAATGCGATCCGGACTTCTCATTATCCGAATGATCCCTATATCTATGAGCTCTGTGACCGTTATGGTATTATGGTGATGGATGAAGCTAATATGGAGACCCATGGACTTGGTGGAAAACTCATGAACGATCCCTCCTGGCTGGCGGCACTTCAGGAACGTGTCACACGCATGGTGGAACGGGACAAGAATCATCCTTCGATTATCATCTGGTCGTTGGGGAATGAATCTGGAAGAGGTCCGAATACAGCCGCGATGGCTGCCTGGATCCATGATTTCGACATCACACGTCCTGTACATTACGAACCAGCTATGGGTAGCCATCAGTTGCCGGGCTATATTGACCCTTCAGATTCTCGTTATCCAAAATCCAACGATCACGCGCATCGGATTCAAAATGTAAAGGATCAATATTATGTCGATATCGTGTCGCGGTTTTATCCGGGCATTTTCACCCCCGCGCTCCTACTAAATCAAAATAATGGCGATAATCGGCCTATTCTCTTTGTTGAATATACCCATTCCATGGGCAATTCGACCGGTAACATTCGTGATTTCTGGGATATCTTTCGTACACATCCCCGTTTGATCGGTGGTTTTATCTGGGACTATAAGGATCAGGCCTTGATTCGCAAAGATTCCGTTTATGGTAAAGTGCTGGCTTATGGTGGCGATTTTGGTGAAAAGGTGCATAATGGCGCTTTTAGCCTGAATGGCATTACCGACGCTTGGGGACGCCCAAAAGCGGCGATGTACGAAAATAAGCGCATCTATCAGCCTGCAGAGGTCACTTTAGTTGATCCAGAAAAGGCCACGGTACAAGTCAAAAATAGATCAGCGGTGCTCAACCTAAATCATTATGATGCTGTCTTATTATTCCGCAGAAATGGGCTGCTGGTAAAAGAAGTACCAATATCGGCCATGAATCTGGCCGCAGGCGATTCTGCACAGGTAAGCTTTGCCAAATATTTACCTTTCAAGCGTGCCGCAGATCAGGAATATCAGCTCGATATTCAATTTCGTTTACGGGAAGTGACTGCATGGGCTCCAGTTGGATTTGTGGTCTCTTCATCGCAAGTACGCTTGCAGGAACAATCCAATGTCCTACGACCTTTATCATACAATGGAGGTAAGCTGATTAAGACAGAAACTACCGATAAGTATTATATCGCAGGCAAGACATTTCAGGTCAGCTTTGACAAATTAACCGGAAGTTTGACTGCGTTTAATTACAAGGGACAGGAAATAATCAAAGATGCCATTCGCCCAAACTTTACGCGGCCGGCTACGGACAATGACCGCCGGGGCTGGAAACCGGAGAAAAAACTAAAATACTGGTATGGCACACCAAAAGTAGTGTCGGTAAACGCGCAGGAAAAAGATCAAGGGTATGAAATACAGACACTGTATGCCCTTGCAGCTGATTCTGCACAGGTAAAAGTGATCTATACGGTGAAAAATCCAGGTATTGTGTCAGTAAACTACCAGTTGCAGGTGAAGGCTGGATTACCTAATATCCCAAAAGTTGGGCTCCAAATGGGTATCAATCCGACATTTGAAGACATCCAATACTATGGCTTAGGGCCGATGGAGAATTATCCTGATCGTGCTTATGGTTTTGACCTTGGTGTCTATCACATGAACATCGATCAATTGATGGAGCATTACCTTTATCCACAGGAGAACGGAAATCGGATGGATGTACGTTGGATGCACCTCAAAAATAGAAATTCGGGTCTTTTGGTTGTCGGCAAACAGCCATTGCATATGAGTGCATGGCCTTATTCACAAAAAGCGATTGTCGAAGCAAAGCACTGGTTTAAATTGAAAAAAGAAGATAAGATTACCTTAAATGTCGATTTAAAACAGATGGGTGTCGGTGGAAATGATACTTGGACAGATGTGTCGCAACCGTTGGAAAAATATCAAATTCCAGCACAAGACTATAATTATTCCTTTTATTTGATTCCGACAGATTTGAAACAATCGATCGAGGATTTCGTAAAATCTAATTAA
- a CDS encoding Gfo/Idh/MocA family protein codes for MDRIDIQYKTLLPQMSLPIIIIGAGGIVKDAHLPAYRKAGFHVHGIVNRTRAKAEALAQEFGIPNVYDTVADAVAQAPENAVYDMTTMPNIYIETLETLPDGAAVLIQKPMGDYYADSQAILEVCQRKGLVAAINCQLRQAPFVNAARWLIDQGYIGELYDMEVRVAVHTPWQLFPHVMVHPRLEILYHSVHYIDLIRSFLGTPASVYAKTLKHPAKELSSSRTTLLFDYGDTMHAVVNTNHDHEFGPHNEESYIKWEGTKGAIKATMGLLMDYPHGVPDVFEYCIKPTDGSKPQWVQFPIEGTWFPDAFIGSMGSLMRFKLGEIAVLPAAVEDVIETMAVVEAAYKSSAQGGVPIVETRK; via the coding sequence ATGGATAGGATAGACATTCAATATAAAACCTTATTACCCCAAATGTCTTTGCCCATTATTATAATAGGCGCAGGCGGTATAGTGAAAGATGCACATCTCCCGGCTTATCGTAAGGCCGGCTTTCATGTGCATGGTATTGTCAATCGTACAAGGGCGAAAGCAGAAGCATTGGCACAGGAGTTCGGTATTCCGAATGTGTACGATACGGTGGCGGATGCCGTCGCGCAGGCACCCGAAAATGCGGTGTACGATATGACGACTATGCCGAATATCTATATCGAAACCTTAGAGACTTTGCCCGATGGAGCAGCGGTATTGATCCAAAAGCCGATGGGCGATTACTATGCCGATAGCCAGGCAATCTTGGAGGTCTGCCAGCGCAAGGGTTTGGTGGCTGCGATCAACTGTCAGTTGCGTCAGGCGCCTTTTGTCAATGCGGCTCGTTGGCTGATCGATCAGGGCTACATCGGCGAACTCTACGATATGGAGGTGCGCGTAGCCGTGCATACCCCTTGGCAGCTTTTTCCACACGTGATGGTGCATCCGCGTTTGGAAATACTGTACCATAGCGTGCATTATATAGACCTGATCCGTTCTTTTTTGGGTACACCGGCATCGGTTTATGCCAAGACCTTGAAGCATCCAGCCAAAGAGCTATCTTCGAGCCGGACAACCTTGTTATTTGATTATGGGGATACTATGCACGCGGTGGTTAATACCAATCACGACCATGAATTTGGACCGCACAACGAAGAAAGTTACATCAAATGGGAAGGGACTAAAGGAGCGATCAAAGCTACAATGGGCTTATTGATGGATTATCCGCACGGCGTGCCCGATGTATTTGAATATTGCATTAAACCGACCGACGGTAGTAAGCCGCAGTGGGTACAATTCCCGATCGAAGGGACTTGGTTCCCCGATGCCTTTATCGGAAGCATGGGTAGCTTGATGCGCTTTAAACTGGGCGAAATTGCTGTGTTACCGGCGGCGGTGGAGGATGTTATCGAGACCATGGCCGTCGTGGAGGCTGCTTATAAAAGCAGTGCTCAGGGCGGTGTACCTATCGTAGAGACTAGAAAATAA
- the fucP gene encoding L-fucose:H+ symporter permease: MEIGTKSSIKSTETLSNKRYLLAFVLIVSLFFLWGMAHNLNGILIPHLKKACQLDNSQSALVDTSIFFAYFIMALPAGYILRRWGYKLSIIIGLLTFSVGAFLFLPAADHRMYELFLLALFIIGCGLALLETAANPYAAVLGKPEAATHRLNLAASFNGLAAVVAPVIGTTFILSGTSYSENELAAMTESSRLAYLLHEASAVKMPYLILGLILVVVAFIFLFIKLPEIQGDKVEGDKEKKTGLFTVLRHKHLSFSVIAQFFYVGAQVCVTSFFIRMAQQGAGVDEKTAGYFLGVYGLLFMGGRFVGTLLLRYTTAQRLLAIYAVCCAILATVAISGTGMIILYALGGLGFFMSIMFPTIFSLGIAGLGNETKQASSWLIMSIVGGAVFPFVTGNIIDAVHDNTPIGYSVPLVCYLVILWFALKGYKPAKA; encoded by the coding sequence ATGGAAATCGGTACAAAATCATCGATCAAATCAACCGAGACATTGTCTAATAAGCGCTACCTGCTTGCTTTCGTTCTGATTGTCAGTCTGTTTTTTTTATGGGGTATGGCTCATAATTTAAATGGCATTCTGATTCCGCATTTGAAGAAAGCCTGTCAGTTGGATAATAGCCAGTCAGCACTGGTAGATACATCAATATTCTTCGCTTACTTTATTATGGCTCTACCGGCAGGTTATATATTACGCAGGTGGGGTTATAAGCTGTCTATTATTATCGGACTGCTGACTTTTTCCGTCGGCGCATTTTTATTTCTCCCTGCGGCAGATCACCGGATGTATGAGCTCTTTTTACTGGCTTTATTTATTATTGGTTGTGGACTAGCTTTATTAGAAACAGCGGCTAATCCCTATGCTGCAGTTTTGGGCAAGCCCGAAGCGGCAACCCACCGCCTTAATTTGGCGGCCTCTTTTAATGGATTGGCAGCAGTGGTGGCACCAGTGATAGGTACGACCTTTATTTTGTCGGGTACGAGCTATTCAGAAAATGAACTGGCGGCTATGACAGAGAGCAGTCGCTTAGCATACCTGCTCCATGAGGCATCTGCAGTAAAAATGCCTTATTTGATATTAGGATTAATCCTAGTTGTTGTAGCGTTCATCTTTTTATTTATAAAACTACCTGAAATACAAGGTGATAAAGTCGAAGGAGATAAAGAGAAAAAGACTGGCTTATTTACTGTACTTCGACACAAGCACTTGAGTTTTTCTGTGATCGCGCAGTTTTTCTATGTTGGAGCACAGGTTTGTGTAACGAGTTTTTTTATTCGTATGGCACAGCAGGGAGCAGGTGTCGATGAGAAAACTGCGGGGTATTTCCTAGGTGTATATGGTTTGCTCTTTATGGGCGGACGTTTCGTCGGTACCCTATTGTTGCGTTATACGACCGCGCAGCGTTTATTGGCTATTTATGCTGTTTGTTGCGCTATATTGGCAACTGTAGCCATTTCAGGTACAGGTATGATCATTTTGTATGCACTAGGTGGACTTGGCTTCTTTATGTCAATTATGTTTCCAACGATCTTCTCACTAGGTATTGCTGGACTAGGGAATGAGACGAAACAGGCTTCTTCTTGGTTAATTATGTCCATTGTCGGAGGCGCGGTATTTCCATTTGTAACGGGAAATATTATTGATGCGGTACATGATAATACACCGATTGGCTATAGTGTACCCTTGGTTTGTTATCTCGTTATTTTATGGTTTGCACTGAAAGGATATAAACCGGCAAAAGCCTAA
- a CDS encoding MaoC/PaaZ C-terminal domain-containing protein: MHFESIFFEDYILNDKRTTLGRTITETDFVVHAGHTGDFFPHHLDAEWCKTQPFGQRIAHGTMIFAIGIGLTASVINPEAFSKGYDRLRFVKPVFIGDTIRAEVTISEKSAAKNPEFGTVVEHVEIINQHAEVVLVADHILLAKRKEAST; this comes from the coding sequence ATGCATTTTGAATCGATTTTTTTTGAAGACTATATATTAAACGACAAACGGACGACATTGGGCCGTACGATTACCGAAACAGATTTTGTTGTTCATGCTGGACATACAGGCGACTTTTTTCCACATCATCTCGATGCGGAATGGTGCAAGACCCAACCTTTTGGACAGCGCATCGCGCACGGAACAATGATCTTTGCGATTGGTATCGGACTGACGGCCTCAGTTATTAATCCGGAAGCATTTTCCAAAGGCTACGATCGCCTTCGTTTTGTCAAGCCTGTGTTTATTGGCGATACCATTCGTGCTGAAGTGACTATTTCGGAAAAATCCGCTGCGAAAAATCCGGAGTTCGGTACCGTAGTTGAACATGTGGAAATTATCAATCAACATGCTGAAGTCGTACTGGTTGCAGACCATATCCTGCTGGCAAAACGCAAGGAAGCGTCAACTTAA